The nucleotide window CTTTAAAAGAAGGCTCCTGTTCGTTCCGCAAAGGGGAACGATACCAATAATCCACATTTCTGATCTCTACCGGTTGATGTCCCAATGACGAAAGGTAGCTTGTCAAATCAATTTCTTTGGCTTCTTGAGCCGAAAGCTTCTTTTTTCTGAAATCCATATCCGTAATATTTTCAAGTTCATTATTCAGTTAACCGAAGTTAAACAAGAAAAAATGGATTTACTATCATGGCCAAATTTTGACTAGAATAAATTCATTTATGTAATTTATCTTTAAGAAAATAAATGATGTAGAACAAAATAGACTTACTCAAGTCTTTTTTAAATGGAAAGGAAAAATGAAAATGGAACAAAAAAATGTTAACAGAAGTGCGGATGTCCAAGAAAATTTAAAATTTCTGCTTTTGCAAAATGACCAGTTTGTCAACACGAAGGATGCCATGATTATTTTAGGCATTAAAAGTCAAACTACCATCGGTAAATACGAATCGGAAGGTAAAATTAAAGCTTATAGACCCTTTAGTAATCGAAAGCGATATAAGGTCAGTGAATTATTAAAGATTCAAAGTAAAAGATAGCCGAGTGCTATCTTTTTTTGTTACGTTCAAAAGGGTATCTTTGCCCTTTAAATAAAGAAAAAAAAGCCTTTTTTAGACTAGAGACTCAATTAGAGACCTATTTGTTTAAAATATTTATAACTAATTGATTTTCAATACATTAAAAAATGAATTACCTTTCAGTAGAAAATATATCAAAATCCTTTGGGGAGCGCACGCTGTTCAAAGACATTTCCTTTGGAATTAACAAAGACCAAAAAATTGCTTTTATTGCCAAAAACGGCTCGGGTAAAACCACAATAATGAATATCATCAATGGTTTTGACGAACCGGACACCGGACAAGTTGTGCTCAGAAAAAGCATCCGAATGGCGTTTTTGTCACAAGATCATAAACTTCAGGATGAATTGACAATTGAAGAAAGCATTTTTGCCTCAGACAACGAGAGTTTGAAAGTAATTGAGGCCTATGAAAAAGCACTCGAAAACCCCGAAGATGAAGAAGCCTATCAAAAGGCTTTTGATGCCATGGACCGACATAATGCCTGGGATTTTGAAACGCAATACAAACAGATTTTGTTCAAATTGAAGTTGGAAGACTTTAAACTGAAAGTAAAAAGCCTTTCGGGTGGACAGAAAAAACGTTTGTCGCTAGCCATTATTTTGATTAATCGCCCCGATTTGTTGATTCTCGATGAGCCAACAAACCACTTGGATTTGGAAATGATTGAATGGCTGGAAAGTTATTTTGCCAAAGAAAACATTACACTGTTTATGGTGACGCACGACCGTTTCTTTCTGGAACGCGTATGTAACGAAATCATAGAGTTGGACAACGGAAAAATTTATCAATACAAAGGAAATTATTCCTATTATCTGGAGAAAAAAGAAGAACGCATCGCTTCTGAAAATGCTAGTATTGACAAAGCACAAAATCTTTTTGTAAAAGAATTGGAATGGATGCGCCGCCAGCCAAAAGCGAGAACAACCAAATCGAAATCCCGTCAGGACGATTTTTATGTAATTAAAGAAAAAGCCCAAAGTCGCAGAAAAGAAAATGCAGTGGAGCTAGAGATTAATATGGAGCGAATGGGAAGCAAGATTATTGAGCTTCACAAACTTTCCAAAAGATTCAAAG belongs to Flavobacterium gilvum and includes:
- a CDS encoding MerR family transcriptional regulator — encoded protein: MEQKNVNRSADVQENLKFLLLQNDQFVNTKDAMIILGIKSQTTIGKYESEGKIKAYRPFSNRKRYKVSELLKIQSKR
- a CDS encoding ABC-F family ATP-binding cassette domain-containing protein — translated: MNYLSVENISKSFGERTLFKDISFGINKDQKIAFIAKNGSGKTTIMNIINGFDEPDTGQVVLRKSIRMAFLSQDHKLQDELTIEESIFASDNESLKVIEAYEKALENPEDEEAYQKAFDAMDRHNAWDFETQYKQILFKLKLEDFKLKVKSLSGGQKKRLSLAIILINRPDLLILDEPTNHLDLEMIEWLESYFAKENITLFMVTHDRFFLERVCNEIIELDNGKIYQYKGNYSYYLEKKEERIASENASIDKAQNLFVKELEWMRRQPKARTTKSKSRQDDFYVIKEKAQSRRKENAVELEINMERMGSKIIELHKLSKRFKDRVILDNFSYDFQRGERIGIIGKNGTGKSTFLNLLTGTAPLDGGKVVVGDTIKIGYYTQTGINPKPGQRVIDIIKEYGEYIPLTKGKIISASQLLERFLFDAKKQYDYVEKLSGGELKRLYLCTVLIQNPNFLILDEPTNDLDIVTLNVLESFLLDYPGCLVVVSHDRYFMDKIVDQLFVFRGQGEIETFPGNYSDFRAYEDSADVAQKEENKSEKKDWKQNNPTGNLTFNEQKEFQKIEREIKDLEIEKAKIEQLFSDGKIADADIEKKAKELENLIKKIETKEERWFELSAKMEL